From a region of the Alnus glutinosa chromosome 1, dhAlnGlut1.1, whole genome shotgun sequence genome:
- the LOC133875068 gene encoding transmembrane emp24 domain-containing protein p24beta3 — MERRQRQGSERMCASMVVLVMLSLVGRISSLSVTVNDVECVYEYVLYEGDSVSGNFVVVDHDIFWTSDHPGIDFTVTSPAGNTVHTLKGKSGDKFEFKAPRSGMYKFCFHNPYSTPETVSFYIHVGHIPNEHDLAKDEHLNPINVKIAELREALESVTSEQKYLKARDTRHRHTNESTRKRVVFYTVGEYILLAVASALQVIYIRQLFSKSVAYNRVSAA; from the exons ATGGAGAGGAGGCAAAGACAGGGAAGCGAGAGGATGTGCGCGTCAATGGTTGTTCTGGTGATGTTGAGCTTGGTCGGTAGAATCTCATCGCTTTCGGTGACCGTAAACGACGTCGAATGCGTGTACGAGTACGTACTCTACGAGGGCGACTCGGTCTCTGGGAATTTCGTGGTCGTCGACCACGACATCTTCTGGACCTCCGATCACCCCGGCATCGATTTCACC GTGACATCTCCTGCGGGTAATACGGTGCATACTTTGAAGGGAAAATCTGGTGACAAGTTTGAGTTCAAGGCCCCACGAAGTGGAATGTACAAATTCTGTTTTCATAATCCGTACTCAACCCCAGAGACTGTTTCTTTCTACATACATGTTGGTCATATTCCCAATGAGCATGACCTCGCCAAAGATG AACATTTGAACCCAATAAATGTTAAGATTGCTGAGCTGAGAGAGGCACTGGAGTCTGTTACCTCAGAGCAGAAGTACTTGAAGGCACGTGATACTCGGCACCGTCACA CAAATGAGAGCACACGAAAGCGTGTTGTCTTCTACACTGTTGGAGAGTACATTTTACTGGCCGTTGCAAGTGCTCTACAAGTCATCTATATACGTCAGCTGTTCAGCAAATCAGTCGCATACAACCGAGTTTCAGCTGCCTGA
- the LOC133875077 gene encoding perakine reductase-like: MEEKKQNQIPRVKLGSQGLEVSKLGFGCAGLSGAYNAPLSHEAGCSVIKEAFDRGVTFFDTSDFYGHNHDNEIMVGKALKQLPREKIQLATKFGVFRLQGDQHGQFVVRGTPEYVRECCEASLKRLDVDCIDLYYSHRIDVNVPIEDTMGELKKLVDEGKIKYVGLSEASVDTIRRAHVVHPITAIQMEYSLWSRDIEDEIIPLCRELGIGIVAYSPLGRGFFGGKAVLESLPTESILPTFPRFNEKNLDKNKSLYNKLANLADQKHACTTPQLALAWLLHQGDNIVPIPGTTKVRNLDNNIGSLAVKLCEDDLKEICDAVNIDEVVGERENATRSQLTWKFANTPIKE; encoded by the exons ATGGAGGAGAAGAAGCAGAACCAAATCCCAAGAGTGAAACTGGGCAGTCAGGGATTGGAG GTTTCTAAATTGGGATTTGGATGCGCGGGACTATCCGGAGCATACAACGCTCCTCTTTCTCATGAAGCTGGATGTTCAGTTATTAAGGAAGCATTCGACAGGGGCGTTACTTTCTTTGATACTTCAGATTTCTATGGGCATAATCATGATAATGAAATCATGGTTGGCAAG GCTTTGAAACAGCTTCCTCGAGAAAAAATTCAACTGGCTACAAAATTTGGCGTCTTCAGGTTACAAGGGGATCAACATGGTCAATTTGTCGTAAGGGGAACCCCTGAATATGTACGGGAATGCTGTGAAGCCAGTCTTAAGCGGCTTGATGTCGACTGCATTGATCTTTACTATTCACATCGCATTGACGTTAATGTGCCAATTGAGGATACT ATGGGGGAGCTTAAGAAGCTGGTTGATGAAGGAAAGATAAAATATGTTGGGTTATCAGAAGCTAGCGTGGACACAATAAGGAGAGCCCATGTGGTTCATCCCATCACTGCCATACAAATGGAGTATTCCCTTTGGAGCCGTGATATCGAAGATGAGATTATTCCACTTTGCCG GGAGCTTGGTATTGGAATAGTTGCTTACAGCCCTCTTGGTCGTGGGTTCTTTGGTGGGAAGGCTGTTCTTGAGAGCTTGCCCACTGAGAGTATTTTG CCTACGTTTCCGAGGTTCAATGAGAAGAATTTAGACAAGAACAAAAGTCTATATAACAAGCTTGCCAACCTGGCTGATCAAAAGCATGCCTGCACTACTCCTCAACTAGCTTTGGCATGGCTTCTCCATCAGGGTGACAATATTGTCCCCATCCCTG GTACAACTAAAGTTAGGAACCTTGATAACAACATTGGTTCCTTGGCTGTAAAGCTCTGTGAAGATGATCTTAAAGAAATTTGTGATGCCGTGAACATTGATGAAGTTGTTGGCGAACGAGAAAATGCCACTCGTTCTCAGCTTACTTGGAAGTTTGCAAATACCCCCATCAAG GAATAA